AACCAGCAAGGATCAACCCAGATACATTTGGTTGACTGGTAGCAGGATTAATGTAGAATTGAGTGGCAAGCTCTGCAGTTTTCCTCACATAATTGTGTCGTTTTTCCATACGAAGTCTAGCAAAACGCAGAGCAGACTGCCCTCCTCTTCCATGCTTCTTTGGTAAATCAACACTGAATTTATGCAACACCTCCCGTGTGTTACCACTTAATGTCCCAAACAGGGTGCCATTACCATCCATTACGATAAACCCAAATTTATCATCAGATTCCAAGAGCTCATTCAGCGCTTCTGTATGAAACTTGTTGTCACAAAGGTAGAGTGAAACATTTATAGGCTTGAAAGGCTCAAAATCAATTGTAACTTTCTTTTCCTTGCCATCATCAGTAACAATAGTTCCGGTATAAAGCACCAATCCATTGGGAGGAACCTTGTTATAAAGCTTCAATCTCTGTTGGGCTGATGTAATGGCACCCAAAACAGATTGACGGTTAACCCTACTTTTAATGTTAGAAGCAGTTCCATATTCATCTCCCAACATCTTTGTAACCCGAGATATTTGATCACGGGGAGGCATGATAAGAGATATCATGCTTGTCCCATTACCCCTAGCTGATTCCAATGACTTTATCAAACTTTTGATTTTCCATATTTCAATGTTCTTATCAGATTCGTGTCCATCTGCCATTTCGGGTAATAATGGATCCCAAAAAGATATATACTACCCTACATGGTTTACACCAATAACAAATACTCAGTTGTTATTAAAACAATCAAAAAGTAATTcaaaaataaaccccaaaaaCTTAACATCATACCAGCAAGAACTCGCATCAAAAATCATATTATTCCTTTCCAAAACCTAACCAAGCATTTAGGCAAATGTGCAAGAAAGGAAGAGGGAGAACCAATCATTCCAATTTTCTTTATACATAAAAATTGTGCACAAATAAGGGAATAAAGAGTGGGCAATAGAAGTAGTACATCCTGTACTAGCAATTGCAGTCTGGAACATACAAATGGTCTAGACAAAGATGAAATAATCCAACAGATATGTAGAAACGGAAATTAACAGCAAATCTTGGAAAGACAACAGGCAATAACAAAGTCTTAACATTTTAAGATAGAAAATAGATCCAAACAATGTAAAGATGAAAAACGGAACTAAAAAATCATACCGAGGTTGGGGATATGATGATACGTCTTCACTCTCTTCTCCCCCCCTTTCTCTTGCAATTGCAATTGCAAATCACTCCGACTCCGACGACACACTTACTTAGGGTTTTGCTTCTTGACTTTTTGCTTTGTTTTCAGAATAATCCAATGGCCGTTTTCACACTTATCGCCGTTGGATTCAAAATAATCCAATGGCTAGAGGATTTTAAATTTGGCTAGTacatgaaaattataattagttgcaaaaaaaagttatataattaagttatattataaaaatcaattttctaacatattataattttctatatattatcgGGACGTTTGGATTCTATTGggattgggatagggataaaggttggcataaggataaggataaatggttgggattgggataaaaatatgatagtcgagaattctTATTAATGTTTGGTACATGGGAtagagatagggataaaataatacattttactattttaaccttatttaaactacagtaaaacctcgataaatgcatatcATTGGGACCgagaaaaaatattcattaaacgagattatttatttatcgataaatgaataaattattcattgatcaataaatcaatatttattattggataaagttcaaataaaacccctgtggtttcactaatttttagataaaggagtgtggtttactttttgtcaaaacgaggactggggttttcaactttagcaaaataaggactttttcgattgatactattaaaatcacccttaacaacttcaaaaatgacatatgttaagaactactaatattctaagtaactttaatttttcaacttttttggtaaagagagagaaagttaatgtttagagagagaaagttccaaaaaatattattttttaaaatcgaaaatgtagttccatagaaaatatgatattgaacaactttaattcttgaaaattttcattttcagatcgttaaatatagttttaatagcattattaaaagtgcgaaacctcagtcttcgttttgacaaaaagtaaaccatagtcctttatctgaaaattagtgaaaccacaggggttttatttgaactttcccctttattattttatagataatttttcattgtaaaatgtATACAGACGAAGAAATTATCCagtcaataatgaacaatgatgatgaAAATGATTCATAACCAGATGATAGTTGCGTTGTCGCAACTGTATCGTCAAAAGAGGTCTTTCAAGCAATGGTCACCTTAAGATTAAGACTTTCGAACACTCTAGTTGAATCAATCTTACCGCACTCCAAATCTATCACATTTGTGTCCTTAATTGATGAGTTAATTGGGTATTATGAATATAGTTTGGAGActaatttcatattttaagtgtaaaattaaaaatttagggtaagttttaaaagaagttaaagtttagagggtccaaaaatgatatttttcCTTATTGGAACATAAATAACACATTTCAATACATAGAACTCGTGTATATCAATTGTGTTATCTTCCCAAACACTTTCAATTTCATattctccatcttctccatttaTCCCAAATTATATATCTTCAATGATCTTATGAAATCCAGAGTTTGCATGGTCCGATCgagctgattttttttatagtaggttctagacatcctaa
The window above is part of the Euphorbia lathyris chromosome 3, ddEupLath1.1, whole genome shotgun sequence genome. Proteins encoded here:
- the LOC136223325 gene encoding eukaryotic peptide chain release factor subunit 1-3, encoding MADGHESDKNIEIWKIKSLIKSLESARGNGTSMISLIMPPRDQISRVTKMLGDEYGTASNIKSRVNRQSVLGAITSAQQRLKLYNKVPPNGLVLYTGTIVTDDGKEKKVTIDFEPFKPINVSLYLCDNKFHTEALNELLESDDKFGFIVMDGNGTLFGTLSGNTREVLHKFSVDLPKKHGRGGQSALRFARLRMEKRHNYVRKTAELATQFYINPATSQPNVSGLILAGSADFKTELSQSDMFDPRLQAKILNVVDVSYGGENGFNQAIELSAEILSNVKFIQEKRLIGKYFEEISQDTGKYVFGVDDTLKALEMGAVETLIVWENLDINRYVVKNSVTGEIVVKHLNKEQEADQSNFKDSANNAEFEVQEKMPLLEWFATEYKRFGCSLEFVTNKSQEGSQFCRGFGGIGGILRYQLDMRTFDDLSDDGGVYEDSE